TCTGTGAAATTTAATGATCGTTGAATACTTAACAAAATTAAAATTGCAGGATTATTTATCTCACCAGAAAGAAAATGATACTTTTTATGTTACGGATTTACTTAGATGTCCTTTAAAAATATCTTTTGAAGAAAAATATAAAGAATTAGCTATTTCTGAAGTTTATACTCCAGCAACCATACTAGGTGATTTAGTTCATAAAGGCTTAGAATCTTTAGATAAGATAGGAGATTACAAAGTAAACGCTGAAGTTGAAGGTAAGAAGGATATTCAATTATTAGAAGAAAATAGAAAAATTACTATCAAGGGAAGAGCTGATATAATTTTGGAAAATGAAAAAGAAAAAATAATAGTAGAAATAAAAAGTGCTAGAGCAGATAAAGGTCTTCCACATAAGCATCACTTAATGCAATTACAAATATATTTATGGTTATTTAGTATTAACAAAGGAATTCTTTTATATATTACTCCAGATAGAATTACAGAATTTGAAGTTAATAACCCACTTGACGACGCTTCTATTATAAAACTAGTTCAAGAGAATCTTAATCTATCTCCTTCACCTAGATTTCCATGGGAATGTGAGTATTGTACTTTTTCGATATTATGCCCAAATAAGAAAAGATAGTTATAGAAATAAGTGAATGTTTTTAATTTATTCATATGAGAACAAGACCAGTAGCAATGACAATAGCTGGAAGTGATTCAGGTGGTGGAGCAGGTCTACAAGCAGATCTAAAAACTTTTACTACACTTGGTGTTCTAGGAACTACTATTGTAACTAGTTTAACAGCGCAAAATACTTTTGAAGTAACTAAAGTATTGGAAGTACCTCCAGATTTTATTGAGGCCCAATTTGATACTGTTATGAAAGATCTATCTCCTAAGTATGCAAAAACTGGAATGTTAGCTTCAAAAAAAGTAATACAGATAGTAAAGAAAAAAGTTGAAGAATACAAAATTAATCTAATTCTTGATCCAGTTATGATAGCCAAATCAGGTGCATCATTGGTAACTGAAGATATAATTCCAGATTTATTAGATTTATCGAAAAGATCGATATTAATAACTCCAAATAGATTTGAAGCAGAAAAATTATCATCCTATAAAATAAATGATTTTGATGACTTGAGAAAAGTGGCTAAACATTTGTATAATACGTTATCCACTAATATTGTAGTTAAAGGTGGAGAAGCCTTTAATGGAAAAGATATTGCAATAGTAGATGGAGAGGAAATTGAATTAAGTGGAGAGGAAATTCAAACTAAAAATACTCATGGTAGTGGAGACGTATTTTCTGCATCTATAACTGCATATCTAGCTAAAGGAGATAATCTAAAAGACGCAATAATGAAGGCAAAGAGTTTTACAAATTTTGCAATAAAATATTCTTTGGATCTAGGAAAGGGCTATGGTCCAGTTGATCCTTTTGCTAATGCAGAAAGACAAATTGATCAAGAAATTGCAAGAGAAGAATTAGAACAATTATTATATTACATAGAAAAAGAAAATAATAAAATAAAATATCTAATAGACGAGAACGATAAGGGCAATATAGGATACTTAACACCTTATGGTGACTTTGCTACTTTAGCAGGAGGTATAATAAGGTATCTAGATTGGCTAAAATTAGATGGTCCAATACTAATTAATTGGAAAAACAATACTATTCTAGAAGCTCTTAAGAGGAGTAATAAAAAAATTGGTTTCTTAGTATCTCCTACAGAAGTACTTAGAGCGTCAGAGGAATCTAGGATTAGATTATCAGAAAGTGGTATAGATTCAGATGCTATGATAATTCAAGGTAAAGTTGTTATTTTTGCCGATAATGTTGAAGAAATGAAGAAAAAGCTAGAGGTAATATTAAAATGATAACAGTAGTTGGAAGTTATAATAGAGATATTATAATAAAAGTTGACGAATTTCCAAATTCAGGTGAAACAATCTTCGCTAAAGAAATATTACATTCTCACGGAGGAAAAGGATCTAATCAAGCTGTTTCAGCATCAAGATTAGGTTCAAATGTTAGATTAATAGCAGCAGTAGGTGATGATGACCTAGGAAGAGAAGCAATAAAATTCTGGAAGGAGGAAAAGATAGATATTTCAAAGATTAAAACTAAAAAGAATTCTAAAACTGGAACCGCATACATTTTGGTAAATAAAAGAGGAGATACAATGATTATTGTAAATAGAGGTGCAAATTTTGAACTTTCTGAAGAAGATATAGACGATGCTGATGGAATACTATTAACTCAAATGGAAATAAGGGAAAAAGTAGTTAAAAAAGCGTTACAAAGTTTTAACGGTCTAAAAATATTAAATCCAGCTCCAGCAATAATTAAAGATATTTCAATTTTAAACTTAGTAGATATTTTAACGCCTAATGAAATAGAATTCAAAGAACTGACAAATGCTGATGATATAGAATATGGCTTGGAAATACTTTTAAAAAAGGTAAAGATGGCTGTTATTATTACTCTAGGAGAAAGAGGTGCTCTAATAGCTACTAAGCAGAAAAGGATTTTAATTCCAGCTCCTAAAGTCAAACCAGTTGATACTACTGGTGCAGGAGACGTGTTTAATGCAGCATTAGCTCATTATTTAGAGAAAAATGAAGATTTAGAGACAAGTGTTCAATTTGCAAATAAAATCGCATCATATTCTGTAACTACTTTTGGGGCTATCGGTCCAAGATTAGAAGAAGTTAAAAAAATTCTGGAGGAAAGCGAAAATGAAAAATAATGGAATTACTAAGAAAAAATCTAAAAATAAAAAAGAAGAAAACGAAATAAATGGATATTGTGGATTACCAGAAGATATAAGAGAAAGAGATGATATGTAATGGAAATAACTTTCTTAGGGACTGGATCTGGTTCAACTTTTGGCTCTAAAAGAAATAAATCATCAATAATGATTTCTACAGATCAAACAAAAATAATATTAGATATGGGAAATGGAAGTAATTCTAAGATTGAAGATTTAGGATTTCCAGATATCGATGCAGTATTTTTTACTCATCTTCATATAGATCATTTTAATGGAATATTTGATTATCTAGTTCAAAGAAAAATAAGAAAAATAAAAGATATAAAGATCTTTTCTCCTAAAGGATTTAAAAAAATTTTTGATAACTATAGAGAATTGGGAAATGATATAACAGCGGAAATAATAGAGAGTGATTTACCAAAAGCCAAAATTGGTAATTTGGAAGTTTATTCTGTAGAAGCATGCCATAAAATTTATGCTGTGAGTTATATTATAAAAGATGAAAAACACAAGATAATTTATTCTGGTGATACAAGAGAACCTTGTGAAGGTATAATAAAAGAAAGTAAAGATGCTGATTTAATTATTCATGAAGGAACTTGTATTGAAGGATGTGAAATATATGGACATACTACAGTCAAACAATTGCATGAATTTTTTGCTAATAAAAATCTTGTAATTACTCATATTCCTGCACAGATAGAAGATAAGATTGCTTCTGCTTCAAAAAACTTCATAATAGCATATGATGGGTTGAAAATTAATGTGTAGAATAGTTGCTTTTAGTACACAAGAAGAATTAAATTTGAATGTAATAAACGCATTAATAAATTCTGCAAAGAAGGATCCTTTTTCTATCTATTTAGCTCATCCAGACGGTTGGGGATTTATAATTTATGTAAAAAAGGGAAGATTCTGGAAAGACTTCTATTATAGATCACCAGAACCAATATATGAAGATACACAAGGAATAGAAATATTGAAGTCTATAAAGGGAGAAGAGATTAAAGGAATAATTCATGTGAGAAAAGGGAATAAAAAATTCTTAATGGGAGTTAGTCATAATCATCCTTATTATAAAAGGATTAATCAGTATGAAGTATATTTTGCTCATAATGGATCAATAAATCGTAAAGCGTTTTCGTTAACTAATCCTATGCTTCCTTACACTGACAGCTATTTATTCTTAGAAGAATTATCTAAAATTGTAGATAGTTCCATAGAAGATGCTTACAAGAAATTGTTCAATAAAGTAAAAGAATATTCTACAAGTTTGAACTCTGCACTGTTATACTATTCTGAAGGAGAAGGGCCAAAATTACTGGTGGGTCATTATTATGTTAAAAATAATAGAGAAACTAATGAAGAGTACTACAAGATGTACGCATGGAATAATTATGTATTTTCTTCTACAGTGAAATATTATTTAGGTAAGCATGATAATGAACTTGTATATGATAGTATAATTAATTTATAATGAAAGTATAAACTTTAGTAAACAAGACATATATTATCAAAAATTAATATAAATATATGGCACTAGAACTTGAAAATGTAAATAGAAAATTTTTAGATAAGTTAGGATTTAAGATAGGAACAAAACCAATAGAAGGATATGAAATAACATATAGGTACATTCCAATTAATTCGGTAAAAGAAGTAGTTCTTTTTAAGATAGAGAATGGAAAAGAAATTGAGATAGCAAGTTTTTCAAATAATGACAATGCTTTAGACGTAGCTAAATTACTGGATGGATATCCCGAAAGAGTAGTAGAAGAAGTACTTCAAACTCTTAAGTAAGTTTTTTTATATTATATTTTATGCCACAAGAATTAGTTGAAGCTAAAATTTTAGATTATGGTAAATTGAGCCAAATATATAGTGATATTCTTTATCAAGAAAAATATAGACAAGCGTTGAGAAAATTAGGTAGTGATGCACCTCCTTCTAATCTTCTGAAAAATGTAGGGCCTTTTAGTAATATGCGATTGGGTCCTTTAGATATTGTAGACTGTGGTGATATCGTAAAAATTCCAAAAATTAATGTTTTGGTTAAAGTAGACGAAAAGAAGGGAAAACCATTATATGCTATAGTAGATTTTAGTAATGGAATAAAAGTATACTTAGGATTTGAAATAGAACAACCAATAGTAGGTATAGATATAGGAATAAGGCATTTATTTACAATAGTCGCGATAATAGATTCAGGTAAGCTATACAAAGTAAAATTCATAGGAGATAAAAAAATGGTAGATGTTTTTAGTAAATTTTTAGGAGACTCCCAAGGACTTATTTATATAAATAAAATTAAGGAAAGATCAAAGAAACCAGTAACAGAAGCAGTAGAATTCCTAGAAGAAATAAAACCAAGAATAATAGCTATAGAAGATTTACGTCTATACGACGAGAAAGTAGGAAAAGGATTAAGAGCAATCCAAGAAATTTTAGAACAAGAATTATTTAAAAGAGGAATGAAAGTTAGAAGATTAGACCCTAGAAATACTTCTAAGATATGCTCTAGATGTGGATACAAAAAAGGAGAGGTACTAGGTTCAATTTTCGTATGTCCTTCATGTGGATACAAGGCTGATAGAGACTTTAACGCTGCATATAATATAGCACTAAAATGTTATTATACATGCTAAGGTATCTAAATAAAAAGAAGTGATATATAAATGACTACAAATAGGATTGAAAAATTAAGGAAAAAGATGAAAGAGAATGAAATAGATGAAGTAATAATAGGAACTACTAGTAACATGTTCTATTTAACTAACTTTATTGAAGAACAAATGGAAAGACCATTACTCTTTATCATAAACAATGAAGAAGAATATTTTCTTGCGCCTAAAATTTATGAAGAACAACTATCAAAACTAGGGTTTAACATTATAACTTATGGAGATGGAGAAGATCCTTATGGTAAGCTTAGATTAAAAAATCAGGAAAATATAGCTATTGACGATCAGCTTTGGTCTATTTTTTTAATTAATATTATTCATAGATTTTCTCCAAAAAAGCTAGTTGTAGCTTCTTCCTTTTTAAAGGAATTAAGAATGGTAAAAGATAATGAAGAAATAGATATAATGAAGAAAGGAATAGAAATTGCAGAAAAGAGTTTCTTAGAATTTCTTAATCATATAGAAGAAGGAAAAACAGAATGTGAGCTAGCTAAAACTTTAGAAAACATATTTTACAATTTTGGTGCAGAAGGTGTGTCCTTTGCTCCAATTCTTACCTCTGGGCCTAATACTTCTATGCCCCATTTAAGGTGTACTGATAGAAAAATTAAAAGTGGAGATGTTATAATAGCAGATTTTGGCATAAAGTATCATGGATACTCTACAGATACTACAAGAGTTATATCACTAGGAAAACCATCATCGGAAGTTCTAAATATTCATAATATAGTTTTAGAGGCACAAGAAAAAGCAGAAAATGAGAGTAAAATAAATATGAGAGGAAAGGAAATTGACAATCTAGCTAGAGAAGTTATTAGTAAAAAGGGATTCGGAAAGTATTTTATACATAGGACAGGACATGGTATAGGAATAGATGTTCACGAAGAACCATATATTTCTCAAGATAGTGAAACTACTATAGATGAAAGAATGACTTTTACTGTAGAGCCAGGTATATATTTGCCTGGAAAATTCGGTATAAGAATTGAAAATATGGTAATGATGAATAAAGATGGTGTAAAAGCTTTCAATAAATTGAGTAAAGATATTTATATAGTATGATCTACTGATTCTTTTAAGATATTTACTCCTTCTTTTATTTCTTCTTCGTTTGCCATTGTTATACTTAATCTAGCCATTGTTTCTCCTCCTCTTAAAAAGAAAGGAGATGCAGGAACAAAACTTAATCCTCTTGATATTGCATTCTGAAATACTTTCCAGCTATCTTTCTTTAAATCAAGAAGTAAGAAAAATCCGCATTTAGGATCGTTGAATTCGCGTAAACCTTTATCATATAAGCTATCCTTTAAAATTTTCATCTTTCTAGAATAATATTCGTATAAACCTTGCATTCTACTTTTTATTATTCCGTTTTTTAAAAGCCTTGCTACTACGTATTGATTTATAGTAGATGTGGAAAAATCTAATTGCTCAAGTAATGAAACTTTTTCTACTATTTTTTTATTACCTACGATAAATCCTATTCTTAGTCCTGGAGCCAAGATTTTACTAAAACTTCCTATATAAATTACTCTATCAAATTTATCAAAGGATTTTATTGGTTTTGGAACGCATCCCGCTATAGGCCTATATGGATCATCTTCTAAAATATAAAAATTATATTTTTCAGCTAATTCTACTAGTTCTTTTCTCCTGCTTTCTTCTAAGTTAACTCCAGCAGGATTATGACAGTTGGGTATAACGTAAAGTAACTTTATTTTAACAATCTTTAGAATCTCTTCCAACTCTTTTGTATTTATACCTTGATTGTCTATATCTACAGGAAGTACTACAGATGACCTTAATTTTAATGCATTAAAAGTTTCAATAAATGTTGGATTTTCTACTGCAATGACATCATTTTCAAGAAAATATTTTCCTAAGAGCTCCATTGCATGCTGAGCTCCACTAGTCACTATTGTTATGTCTTCTTGGCTCTTATCTAAATTTAAAAGTGGAAGATAATCTTTCTCTATTTCTTCAACCAATTCCTTCTGACCCCCAGCACCTGGATAAAATAGACTTTTTTCTTTCAATTCATCTAAAACTTCTGAATACGCATTTTGAATTTCTTTTACTGGAATCATTTTAGGATCTGGAGATCCACTAGCTAAATTAATTTTGGCTGTTTTAGCTAATTGCGAAGCTAATTCTACTGGTGATATTTCTATTTCTTTTCCTAACCTCGATACCATGTTCCCTTTACCTCTATTTCAATTCCTATTTTCATTTCTTTGGATTTTTCATATAAACGTTTCATTACTGCGACATCTTCTAATCCTATTCCAGTAGACTTAAAGATAGTTATATTTTCGTTTTTTGGTTTTGATTTTCCAGAAATAATTGATGAAAATGGAATTAATTTATTTTCGTCTAGCATTCCCATTTTCTTGGCTAAAATTATGTCTCCTGCTTCTTTCAAAACTTGGTCTATATCTTCTACAGCAATGAAAGATGCTGCTTTTATTACTTCAGGATAAGCTTCAACTCTTTCAGGTATATTAGATCCCATTAGGTTAAGATGAGTCCCTTTCTTAATATAATCTAGTTTTATAAAAGGATCTTTTGATGAAGTAATAGAAGTTATGACATCAGAAGATGCAAGTATGCTCTTATACGAATCAGCGATTTTAATGCTTATTCCTTCAGAATTAAGAATCTTAGAAGCTTTTTCTATTCTTTCTTTAGTTCTACTATATCCTATAATAGTGATTCCTTTCTTTAATTCATAAAAAGCCTCTATTTGAGCTAAACCTTGCTTTCCTAATCCAATTACTCCTACTGTTGAATAATCTGACTTGATGTAATCCGATGCCAATACAGATAATGCGCCTGTTCTTATTTGACTTAATCTATCAGCTTCTGTTATAAGCAATAATTCTCCACTAGAGTTAAATAACATTGAAATAAAATTTCCTTTAAGATATGTTTTAAAGCCTAGATATCCTTGTTCTGCTCCTGCTTGATATGTTAGTGTCGCTCCAGAGAACGAGGTTCTAACTCTTTCTGTATTGATAGCCATTTTATTGTCTAAAAGTAAAAATGCTTCTCTTAACGCTTCGTATGCATCTTTAAATGTGAATACTTTTGAAATTTCGTTTTCTCTGATTAATATGGCCAATGCTCCCACATAATTTTAGCCCAAGTCCTTAAAAGCAATACTATTTAAAATAAGGTAATATGGAATTAACGCCCAGATTACAAGATGTAATAAATCTTGTTAAAGAAAAGGGACAAATGAGCCTAAAAGACTTAGCTTTAGAATTAAAAGTTTCTCCTAAAACAGCAAAAGGATACGTAAGAGAATTATCTAGACTGGGTTTTGTAGAAATGGACGACAATGAAAATATAAAATTAAAAACTAATAATGAAAATAACATAGAATCACTAGAAAAAATTGTTCAAATTCATGAAAGTGAAATAAACGCGTTAAAAAAAGATTTAGAGGAATTGAAAGAAGAACTTTTAAAATTAAAAAGAAAGAATAAGTTAACGTGATAGATACAATTTAATTAAATATTTAAACCACTGAATTATTTCTCTATTTGAAAGTTTACTCTTACCTACTTCTCTATCTTTAAATATTATTGGAACTTCAGAAACTCGTAAGTTTGCTCTTAAAATTCTAAATACAGTACATATTTGAAATTCATAGCCATTAGCTGAATCACATTGTAAAGCTTCTTTTATAGCTGATCTAGAATAAATTCTATAATTCGAAGTATTATCATGTAATGGAGATCTTAATAGAAGTCTGAACAAAGTATTAGCTCCTTTGCTTATAATTTTTCGTTTTAATGGCCAGTTTTGTATTCCCCCACCTTTAATATATCTAGATCCTATTACTAGATCATACCCTTCCTCTGCTTTTTTATATAATTTAGGCAAGTAAATTGGGTCATGACTTAGATCTGCATCCATTGTAACTACATAATCAAAATCTCGGTCATATGCTATACTTAGTCCTTTTCTTATTGCTCCTCCTAATCCTTTTTCTGTTTCTCTTACTTCAACCATCAAATTATTTAGCCCAAGAGATTTCAAAACACGTCCAGTCCCATCTGGACTATTATCATCAACTACTAGTATAGTTGCAGGAAATATCTTATTTATTTCTGAAATTAATTTCGTTACATTATCTTTTTCATTATATGTAGGAATAATTATACCTACTTTTTTTACTTGCACATCTGCCATATAGGATCTCCTAGGTAATGGATATTTTGGGCGAATTTGCCCTTCTTATTTTCTTCTGCTTCCTGCTTACTAATAAGTGCTTTCATAACTGCAATTGGTTTATCTTGTAACGTAGTTACAACAATTATTTCATTTCCTTTACAATCACAAGAATATTCTTTTATTCCAGGCACAAATAAATCTGCTCCCTTTAATACAGCCTTTACTGCTCCTTCATCTATCTTTACTAAAGGAAAAATAGATGTCGATACATTGAGTTTATAGAATAAACAAAGAGTAGGAACAATATCTTCTCCGAAAAAAGCTAAAACGCCATCTAAAAAATAATAAGTTGCCTTCTTCTCTTTTCCTATTTCTATTTTCTCAGGATTCAGAGAAATATTATACTTTTCCTTTATTTTTTCTAACAAAGTCAAGGAATCTTTCTTAGATAATACATGTTTCTGCATTATAATTCACTTAACTTTATAGGGATTTTAAATATTCTCTTCTTAATACAATTTTCTACAGCATTAACTATAACTGGAGTAGAAACAACAGCTCCTGCTTCACCTACACCTTTACTTCCAGTTGGATGAGACGACAGTGCCATTTCTTTATAATACCATAAAATCTCAGGAGATTCTACTGCAGTAGGAAATCCATAATCATTAAGATTAGGATTTAATACATTTCCTTGATTATCGAGTATAGCTTCCTCATATATTGCTTGTGCAATTCCTTGAAGTACACCACCATGAATTTGACCACCTGCAGTTAATGGATTTATTACTCTTCCTATATCATCTAATGCTATATATTTTTTCACTTTGATTTTATCTAATTCTTTATCTATATTTACTACTGCCATATGGACTCCATAAGGACTAGTAGGTTTACTTACCGGATATACACTTGTAACATCAAGACTCACTCCGTTTTTATATGCAAATGAAATAACTTCATTTAGATTTACGCTTTTGCCAGATTTTTTATGAGTAATTTTTCCGCCTTCTTCATATTCTAGCTCTTCTATATCAGCATTTAACATTTTAGATGCCACAGACATTATTCTCTCTTTTAATTCTTGGCTTGCTTTCATTATAGCTGAACCTCCCACAGTTATTGTCCTGCTTCCCCACGTTCCTATTCCATCTTCAATAATATCAGTATCTCCCCATCTTACTTCTATTGAGTCTATAGGAATTTGCAAAGTTTCTGCTACGATTTGAGCAAATCCAGTTGCATCACCTTGTCCATGAGGTCCTGATCCAGTAATAGCAATTATTTTTCCATCAGATTTAGCAAATACTCTAGCTACTTCCCAAGGTCCAAAACCAGTAATTTCTACATACATGGCTAAGCCTACACAGTCATTTTCTTTAGCTTCAGATAATAATTGCCTATAATATTCTTTAGCTAAATTCAAGATCGCTGGATAATTTCCTGAATCATAAGTTATTCCAAAGGCATTCTTATAAGGCATTTCTTCTGGTCTAATGACATTC
This genomic window from Acidianus manzaensis contains:
- the cas4 gene encoding CRISPR-associated protein Cas4, producing MIVEYLTKLKLQDYLSHQKENDTFYVTDLLRCPLKISFEEKYKELAISEVYTPATILGDLVHKGLESLDKIGDYKVNAEVEGKKDIQLLEENRKITIKGRADIILENEKEKIIVEIKSARADKGLPHKHHLMQLQIYLWLFSINKGILLYITPDRITEFEVNNPLDDASIIKLVQENLNLSPSPRFPWECEYCTFSILCPNKKR
- the thiD gene encoding bifunctional hydroxymethylpyrimidine kinase/phosphomethylpyrimidine kinase; amino-acid sequence: MRTRPVAMTIAGSDSGGGAGLQADLKTFTTLGVLGTTIVTSLTAQNTFEVTKVLEVPPDFIEAQFDTVMKDLSPKYAKTGMLASKKVIQIVKKKVEEYKINLILDPVMIAKSGASLVTEDIIPDLLDLSKRSILITPNRFEAEKLSSYKINDFDDLRKVAKHLYNTLSTNIVVKGGEAFNGKDIAIVDGEEIELSGEEIQTKNTHGSGDVFSASITAYLAKGDNLKDAIMKAKSFTNFAIKYSLDLGKGYGPVDPFANAERQIDQEIAREELEQLLYYIEKENNKIKYLIDENDKGNIGYLTPYGDFATLAGGIIRYLDWLKLDGPILINWKNNTILEALKRSNKKIGFLVSPTEVLRASEESRIRLSESGIDSDAMIIQGKVVIFADNVEEMKKKLEVILK
- the rbsK gene encoding ribokinase gives rise to the protein MITVVGSYNRDIIIKVDEFPNSGETIFAKEILHSHGGKGSNQAVSASRLGSNVRLIAAVGDDDLGREAIKFWKEEKIDISKIKTKKNSKTGTAYILVNKRGDTMIIVNRGANFELSEEDIDDADGILLTQMEIREKVVKKALQSFNGLKILNPAPAIIKDISILNLVDILTPNEIEFKELTNADDIEYGLEILLKKVKMAVIITLGERGALIATKQKRILIPAPKVKPVDTTGAGDVFNAALAHYLEKNEDLETSVQFANKIASYSVTTFGAIGPRLEEVKKILEESENEK
- a CDS encoding MBL fold metallo-hydrolase, with translation MEITFLGTGSGSTFGSKRNKSSIMISTDQTKIILDMGNGSNSKIEDLGFPDIDAVFFTHLHIDHFNGIFDYLVQRKIRKIKDIKIFSPKGFKKIFDNYRELGNDITAEIIESDLPKAKIGNLEVYSVEACHKIYAVSYIIKDEKHKIIYSGDTREPCEGIIKESKDADLIIHEGTCIEGCEIYGHTTVKQLHEFFANKNLVITHIPAQIEDKIASASKNFIIAYDGLKINV
- a CDS encoding class II glutamine amidotransferase; this translates as MCRIVAFSTQEELNLNVINALINSAKKDPFSIYLAHPDGWGFIIYVKKGRFWKDFYYRSPEPIYEDTQGIEILKSIKGEEIKGIIHVRKGNKKFLMGVSHNHPYYKRINQYEVYFAHNGSINRKAFSLTNPMLPYTDSYLFLEELSKIVDSSIEDAYKKLFNKVKEYSTSLNSALLYYSEGEGPKLLVGHYYVKNNRETNEEYYKMYAWNNYVFSSTVKYYLGKHDNELVYDSIINL
- a CDS encoding zinc ribbon domain-containing protein, which encodes MPQELVEAKILDYGKLSQIYSDILYQEKYRQALRKLGSDAPPSNLLKNVGPFSNMRLGPLDIVDCGDIVKIPKINVLVKVDEKKGKPLYAIVDFSNGIKVYLGFEIEQPIVGIDIGIRHLFTIVAIIDSGKLYKVKFIGDKKMVDVFSKFLGDSQGLIYINKIKERSKKPVTEAVEFLEEIKPRIIAIEDLRLYDEKVGKGLRAIQEILEQELFKRGMKVRRLDPRNTSKICSRCGYKKGEVLGSIFVCPSCGYKADRDFNAAYNIALKCYYTC
- a CDS encoding M24 family metallopeptidase: MTTNRIEKLRKKMKENEIDEVIIGTTSNMFYLTNFIEEQMERPLLFIINNEEEYFLAPKIYEEQLSKLGFNIITYGDGEDPYGKLRLKNQENIAIDDQLWSIFLINIIHRFSPKKLVVASSFLKELRMVKDNEEIDIMKKGIEIAEKSFLEFLNHIEEGKTECELAKTLENIFYNFGAEGVSFAPILTSGPNTSMPHLRCTDRKIKSGDVIIADFGIKYHGYSTDTTRVISLGKPSSEVLNIHNIVLEAQEKAENESKINMRGKEIDNLAREVISKKGFGKYFIHRTGHGIGIDVHEEPYISQDSETTIDERMTFTVEPGIYLPGKFGIRIENMVMMNKDGVKAFNKLSKDIYIV
- a CDS encoding PLP-dependent aminotransferase family protein, with the translated sequence MVSRLGKEIEISPVELASQLAKTAKINLASGSPDPKMIPVKEIQNAYSEVLDELKEKSLFYPGAGGQKELVEEIEKDYLPLLNLDKSQEDITIVTSGAQHAMELLGKYFLENDVIAVENPTFIETFNALKLRSSVVLPVDIDNQGINTKELEEILKIVKIKLLYVIPNCHNPAGVNLEESRRKELVELAEKYNFYILEDDPYRPIAGCVPKPIKSFDKFDRVIYIGSFSKILAPGLRIGFIVGNKKIVEKVSLLEQLDFSTSTINQYVVARLLKNGIIKSRMQGLYEYYSRKMKILKDSLYDKGLREFNDPKCGFFLLLDLKKDSWKVFQNAISRGLSFVPASPFFLRGGETMARLSITMANEEEIKEGVNILKESVDHTI
- a CDS encoding ornithine cyclodeaminase family protein, which gives rise to MAILIRENEISKVFTFKDAYEALREAFLLLDNKMAINTERVRTSFSGATLTYQAGAEQGYLGFKTYLKGNFISMLFNSSGELLLITEADRLSQIRTGALSVLASDYIKSDYSTVGVIGLGKQGLAQIEAFYELKKGITIIGYSRTKERIEKASKILNSEGISIKIADSYKSILASSDVITSITSSKDPFIKLDYIKKGTHLNLMGSNIPERVEAYPEVIKAASFIAVEDIDQVLKEAGDIILAKKMGMLDENKLIPFSSIISGKSKPKNENITIFKSTGIGLEDVAVMKRLYEKSKEMKIGIEIEVKGTWYRG
- a CDS encoding HTH domain-containing protein, whose translation is MELTPRLQDVINLVKEKGQMSLKDLALELKVSPKTAKGYVRELSRLGFVEMDDNENIKLKTNNENNIESLEKIVQIHESEINALKKDLEELKEELLKLKRKNKLT
- a CDS encoding polyprenol monophosphomannose synthase — protein: MADVQVKKVGIIIPTYNEKDNVTKLISEINKIFPATILVVDDNSPDGTGRVLKSLGLNNLMVEVRETEKGLGGAIRKGLSIAYDRDFDYVVTMDADLSHDPIYLPKLYKKAEEGYDLVIGSRYIKGGGIQNWPLKRKIISKGANTLFRLLLRSPLHDNTSNYRIYSRSAIKEALQCDSANGYEFQICTVFRILRANLRVSEVPIIFKDREVGKSKLSNREIIQWFKYLIKLYLSR
- a CDS encoding DUF1947 domain-containing protein, which translates into the protein MQKHVLSKKDSLTLLEKIKEKYNISLNPEKIEIGKEKKATYYFLDGVLAFFGEDIVPTLCLFYKLNVSTSIFPLVKIDEGAVKAVLKGADLFVPGIKEYSCDCKGNEIIVVTTLQDKPIAVMKALISKQEAEENKKGKFAQNIHYLGDPIWQMCK